Below is a window of Coffea eugenioides isolate CCC68of unplaced genomic scaffold, Ceug_1.0 ScVebR1_1211;HRSCAF=2029, whole genome shotgun sequence DNA.
GAGGAGAATTAATGAAAAGTacctcctcctctctcttcttttctgcCTCATCAAAAGCAGCTTTTTCAGCCTACAACATGAACATTTTCATGTGTCAACAAGCAGACGAAAGTAATTtaaacctttttattttttgtgcatcgcttggggaaaaaaaattccACATACATCCTTATGCTTGCCCCATGTCTCTTCAGCCAACTTCTTAGCATATTCAAGATCATCAGATACCAATACATTGTCAAATAGAGTTCCAGATTTCACCTGAAGAGATACCAATATATTGTCAAATAGAGTTTTTCTTGCGATTgttaaattgaccaaaaatgcaagaaaaaggcAATTGACAAAACAGAGATgaaaataacatattaaaaaACCTACACCATCGCTTTTCCTTGAAGTCTGCCATTGCATCGGAAGGGTCTTTAAAGTGTGTCCATGATTGTATAAATTCAGATCTGGATGCTAGAGAGGAAGAGGGGAACCATATGTCTATGGGAAACTGAAAATTAATagagagggaaagagagatagaaggaGAAAGGTGCAGGGGAGGTTGCAATTGAACTTTCGAGCGCTCTGATCTGAGAACAATATTTGGGAAAGTAGCCTTGCAAGTGTGGAAGGCTTGGAATTCATGTGGTGCTAGGCTTGACAAGTGCTGTGCCGGGAatggttaaaaaattttcaatgcgCGGCTCTACCAAAAATTGGAAGggagcaaaattttgaaattttcacaaaaaagcACCCATGATTTCTCACCAATAACATAGAAACTTTGGCCCTCTAGAATCAGTATTTGGAGGGAAGCTTTCCCGCTCTCCTTTTGGCGAGAATTTTAAGCGAGAAAAGTCCTTACCCTCGCAGAGTATATGATGGCTCCAATTTCTTGTGAGGTATTGTCATTTTCCTTGCTATAAGCCTCTTAAGAGCGTCAAGCTTTCTACTTCTTCATAAAGTTGTTGTCACTAATAcccttttttgttgtagtgaagggaggaaaatcataaaaaactggtgttttattgaaaaatatatttattttttcatccgataaataaatttatttatgaaaaaatgggtactctgttcttataatagatgAAAACTATAAAGAGCttgtgttttattgaaaaacgggttcatttttattttattcgataaataatatttttttttagaaaaatgggtactatattcttataatggaggaaattcATAAAGAACtgattttttattgaaaaaagagtttatttttattttattcgataaacaaatttgtttatggCAAAATGGATACTCTTTTCGTATAAGGGAGagaagccataaagagctgatgtTTTATTGAGAAAcgggttcatttttattttttcgataaataaaattttttttatcagataaataaatttgtttatggcaaAATGGGTACAcggttcttataatagaggaaaggcataaagagttaggattttattgaaaaatgggtttatttttattttatctgataaataattatttaaaaaaaataggtactctgttcttataacagagaaaagtcataaagagtttattttttttattgaaaaatgggttTATTACAATTTTATTCCAGCCAATTGTGACCCATTTTCCCATTAACCTAAGTTAGACGGACTAAATCATTGAGTTTGTTAACCACAGTCAAAATTAACACAGAAGCAACTGACTCAAATTACTCAATCCTTTATGACTTATACCGAATGAATACTAGGAagcttatttgaaataacaataaaaatattctataaatgattaaaatttagtacattagttagtaagtacttgTAACATACTTGTATAATGCATgattatatgtataatttaatattcttttgtacttatatattttaaaatattttgtgaaaaatattttgacctttcacttaaccttagaaaataataaaattttatcgtattataaaataataattttatcttat
It encodes the following:
- the LOC113755120 gene encoding calreticulin-like translates to MQWQTSRKSDGVKSGTLFDNVLVSDDLEYAKKLAEETWGKHKDAEKAAFDEAEKKREEEEAKDDPVDSDAEEGDDDDAADEADSDDADAKSETKEDVTAAAEENVKDEL